One genomic segment of Pandoraea thiooxydans includes these proteins:
- a CDS encoding M20 aminoacylase family protein produces MDKRLSQPSPMTAINQFHGDLIAIRHDLHAHPELGFEELRTARIVAETLERFGIEVHRGIGRTGVVGVIPGRATGSGRMIGLRADMDALPIVEENEFGHRSTRHGLMHGCGHDGHTTMLLGAARYLAQTRNFDGTVALIFQPGEEGCGGASAMLEDGLFERFPCDEVYGMHNWPSLPPGKIGINPGPMMSACDRVEIRIEGRGGHGAHPYMAVDPIVAAGHIIAASQTIVARNVNPFDSAVVSLCAVEAGNAKAFNVIPHTATLIGTVRTFNPLTQDMVEARLRTLCTQVAMAFGATATVEYVRMNPATINTPHLAQFVADVAQTLVGADNVIRDLPPSMGSEDFAFMLQRKPGAYVRIGQGGLEGGCVLHNTRYDFNDDILPLGSALFAALAERSMPLTAP; encoded by the coding sequence ATGGACAAGCGTCTTTCCCAGCCGTCGCCGATGACGGCCATCAACCAGTTTCACGGCGACCTGATCGCCATTCGGCATGACTTGCACGCCCATCCCGAGTTGGGCTTTGAAGAACTGCGCACCGCCCGCATCGTGGCCGAGACCCTGGAGCGGTTCGGCATCGAAGTGCATCGCGGCATCGGCAGGACCGGCGTGGTCGGCGTGATCCCCGGACGCGCGACCGGCAGCGGCCGCATGATCGGGCTGCGCGCCGACATGGACGCGCTGCCGATCGTCGAGGAGAACGAATTCGGCCATCGCTCGACCAGGCACGGCCTGATGCACGGCTGCGGCCACGACGGCCACACCACGATGCTGCTGGGTGCGGCGCGCTATCTGGCGCAGACGCGCAACTTCGACGGCACCGTCGCGCTCATCTTCCAGCCGGGCGAGGAAGGCTGCGGCGGCGCCTCGGCGATGCTCGAGGACGGCCTGTTCGAACGATTTCCCTGCGACGAAGTGTACGGCATGCACAATTGGCCAAGCCTGCCGCCGGGCAAGATCGGCATCAATCCCGGGCCGATGATGTCGGCCTGCGACCGGGTCGAGATTCGCATCGAAGGGCGTGGCGGGCATGGCGCGCATCCCTATATGGCGGTCGACCCGATCGTGGCGGCCGGGCACATCATCGCGGCCTCCCAGACCATCGTCGCGCGCAACGTCAATCCCTTCGACTCGGCCGTGGTCAGCCTGTGCGCGGTCGAAGCCGGCAACGCCAAGGCCTTCAACGTGATACCGCACACTGCCACCCTGATCGGCACCGTGCGCACTTTCAATCCGCTCACGCAGGACATGGTCGAGGCGCGCCTGCGAACGTTGTGCACGCAAGTCGCGATGGCGTTCGGCGCCACGGCCACGGTCGAGTATGTCCGCATGAATCCGGCCACCATCAATACCCCCCACCTCGCGCAGTTCGTCGCCGATGTGGCGCAAACACTGGTTGGCGCGGACAATGTGATTCGCGATCTGCCGCCGTCGATGGGTTCCGAAGATTTTGCTTTCATGTTGCAGCGCAAACCGGGCGCCTATGTACGCATCGGCCAGGGCGGCCTCGAGGGCGGGTGCGTCCTGCACAATACCCGCTATGACTTCAACGACGACATTCTGCCGCTGGGCAGCGCACTGTTCGCCGCGTTGGCCGAACGCTCGATGCCCCTCACGGCACCCTGA
- a CDS encoding ABC transporter permease, whose protein sequence is MLAFVVRRLIQALLVMLTVALIAFLMFRYVGDPVTFMVGQDATPQERAQLRTELGLNKPLLVQFGAFVANSARGEFGVSYQEGRKVSSLIEERMPATLELSLCASVLAIAIGLPLGVYTALRRGSLGAQTLLTVSLLGISLPTFLIGILLIFVFSVVLHWLPSYGRGHVVALGPWTTGFATVDGWRHLILPSITLSLFQLALLIRLVRAEMLEVLRTDYIKFARARGLTQRAIHFGHTLKNTLVPVITITGLQLGGIIAFAVVTETVFQWPGMGLLFIQSVESADIPVMAAYLYLIALIFVVINLVVDLLYFAVDPRLRVGRAH, encoded by the coding sequence ATGCTCGCATTCGTTGTCCGCCGCCTGATTCAGGCCCTACTCGTCATGTTGACGGTCGCGCTCATCGCGTTTCTGATGTTTCGCTACGTCGGCGACCCGGTGACCTTCATGGTCGGGCAGGATGCAACGCCCCAGGAGCGTGCCCAGTTGCGCACCGAACTGGGTCTGAACAAGCCGCTGTTGGTGCAGTTCGGTGCCTTTGTCGCCAACAGCGCGCGCGGTGAATTCGGGGTCTCTTATCAGGAAGGACGTAAAGTATCTTCACTGATCGAGGAGCGCATGCCGGCCACGCTCGAACTGTCGCTGTGCGCATCGGTACTGGCGATCGCCATCGGCTTGCCGCTGGGCGTCTACACGGCGCTGCGGCGCGGCTCGCTCGGCGCGCAGACCTTGCTGACGGTATCGCTGCTGGGCATTTCGCTGCCGACCTTTCTGATCGGCATTCTGCTGATCTTCGTTTTTTCCGTAGTGCTGCACTGGCTGCCATCCTATGGACGGGGCCATGTCGTCGCGCTGGGCCCGTGGACCACCGGCTTCGCCACCGTCGATGGCTGGCGGCATTTGATTCTGCCGTCGATCACGCTATCGCTGTTTCAGTTGGCCCTGCTGATCCGCCTGGTGCGTGCCGAGATGCTCGAAGTGTTGCGCACCGACTACATCAAGTTCGCCCGAGCGCGGGGCCTGACCCAACGCGCAATTCACTTCGGCCACACGCTCAAGAACACGCTGGTGCCGGTCATCACCATCACCGGCCTGCAGTTGGGCGGCATCATCGCCTTCGCGGTGGTGACCGAGACGGTGTTCCAGTGGCCCGGCATGGGCCTGCTGTTCATCCAGTCCGTGGAGTCGGCCGACATTCCGGTGATGGCCGCTTATTTGTATTTGATCGCGTTGATCTTCGTGGTGATCAACCTGGTCGTCGATCTGCTGTATTTCGCCGTGGATCCGCGCTTGCGCGTGGGACGCGCTCACTGA
- a CDS encoding helix-turn-helix transcriptional regulator: MNLTSSIKENGPSGAIVAPPPLAVAKRSLGEEFICFDETQLKVTDTGRERPGGVPSLVRDLRAAASAADRQRLVRGTLYTIGFEWLGYCTMLPSPEGFAPRTIFTSYANPEWIDRYFAERHYLIDPRLKESAHTCLPLAWDVEDLERNLSRAGWTDDGRRFIEDMMACGIRSGICLALGSPANASELTFISLLSRAQSRQWIVDGIFGQAVTLGLCVHEFITQYARITTPAQPSERRALSPLQQEILQCLSRGLSDKQIAYCLNLSSYNVDYHLRQMRRRFAVRNRVQLVNAAMTALPQGASPSRSPNTPLEGLLV, encoded by the coding sequence ATGAATTTGACGAGTTCCATCAAGGAGAACGGGCCCTCGGGCGCGATAGTGGCGCCCCCGCCACTGGCTGTGGCGAAGCGATCGCTGGGCGAGGAATTCATTTGCTTCGACGAAACCCAACTCAAGGTGACCGACACCGGCCGTGAGCGCCCCGGCGGGGTGCCGAGCCTGGTCAGGGATTTGCGCGCGGCGGCAAGCGCCGCCGACCGTCAGCGCCTGGTGCGCGGCACGCTCTACACGATCGGCTTCGAATGGCTCGGTTACTGCACCATGCTGCCGTCGCCCGAGGGTTTTGCGCCGCGCACCATTTTCACCAGTTACGCCAACCCTGAATGGATCGATCGCTATTTCGCCGAGCGGCACTATTTGATCGATCCGCGTCTGAAGGAGAGCGCGCACACCTGCTTGCCGCTGGCGTGGGATGTGGAGGACCTCGAGCGCAACCTGAGCAGGGCCGGCTGGACCGACGACGGCCGGCGTTTCATCGAGGACATGATGGCGTGCGGCATCCGCAGCGGCATCTGCCTGGCGCTGGGCTCGCCTGCCAATGCCAGTGAGCTGACCTTCATCAGCCTGCTCTCGCGTGCGCAGAGCAGGCAATGGATCGTCGACGGCATTTTCGGGCAGGCCGTCACCCTCGGCCTGTGCGTGCATGAGTTCATCACGCAGTACGCCCGCATTACCACGCCGGCACAGCCGTCCGAGCGGCGTGCCCTGTCGCCGCTGCAGCAGGAGATTCTGCAGTGCCTGAGCCGGGGGCTGTCGGACAAGCAAATTGCCTACTGTCTCAATTTGTCTTCATATAACGTCGACTACCACCTGCGCCAGATGCGGCGCCGCTTTGCCGTGCGCAATCGCGTGCAACTGGTCAATGCGGCGATGACGGCGCTGCCGCAGGGGGCGAGCCCGTCACGCTCGCCGAACACTCCTCTGGAGGGCCTGTTGGTGTGA
- a CDS encoding BCAM0308 family protein — protein MKSRQRSETVRPARWDKLDDNPIHDSYRPTVKFHEPTACEVCGAVYMNGRWRWAAAPDNADLVTCPACRRIHDQVPAGQVELSGTFLREHQDEIMALIRHHEEKMKSEHPLERIMAVTTHEDGVTVTTTGSHLARDIGEALKRAFQGHMEMGSATAESMLRVIWSR, from the coding sequence ATGAAGTCACGCCAACGTTCGGAAACGGTGCGTCCCGCCCGCTGGGACAAGCTCGATGACAATCCGATCCACGATAGCTACCGGCCAACCGTCAAGTTTCATGAGCCCACCGCGTGCGAGGTTTGCGGCGCGGTGTACATGAATGGCCGCTGGCGCTGGGCGGCGGCGCCGGACAATGCCGATTTGGTGACGTGCCCTGCCTGTCGCAGAATCCACGATCAGGTGCCGGCCGGGCAGGTCGAGTTGAGCGGCACGTTCTTGCGCGAGCACCAGGACGAAATCATGGCGCTGATCCGCCATCACGAAGAAAAAATGAAAAGCGAACACCCGTTGGAGCGCATCATGGCCGTGACCACGCATGAGGACGGCGTGACGGTCACCACCACCGGGTCGCACCTGGCGCGCGATATCGGCGAGGCGCTCAAGCGAGCGTTCCAGGGCCATATGGAAATGGGCAGCGCGACAGCCGAAAGCATGTTGCGCGTGATCTGGTCGCGATAA
- a CDS encoding phosphoribosyltransferase has translation MALFKDREDAALKLAQALRAWRGRRALVLGVPRGGMVLAAVIARELEGELDAVLVRKLRAPRNPELAVGAVDEEGIVSIEPFAEAAGANQEYLHREIQRQLQVLHERGLRYRARAGAVDPVGRVVIVVDDGMATGASMAAALEAVRRRQPAELICAVPVAASSALARARTFADQICCLHEIIDFGGVGQYYENFDQVEDARVEALLQAAPGAERDSQDR, from the coding sequence ATGGCACTGTTCAAGGACCGGGAAGACGCTGCGCTGAAGCTGGCTCAGGCGCTGCGCGCGTGGCGCGGCAGGCGGGCGCTGGTACTCGGGGTGCCGCGCGGCGGCATGGTGCTGGCGGCGGTCATTGCGCGCGAGCTCGAAGGCGAACTCGATGCCGTACTGGTACGCAAGCTGCGCGCGCCGCGCAACCCCGAGCTGGCCGTGGGCGCAGTCGACGAGGAAGGCATCGTGTCGATCGAGCCGTTCGCCGAAGCCGCCGGCGCGAACCAGGAGTACCTGCATCGCGAGATCCAGCGGCAACTCCAGGTGCTGCACGAGCGCGGGCTGCGTTATCGCGCGCGCGCGGGCGCGGTGGATCCGGTGGGGCGGGTCGTGATCGTGGTCGACGACGGCATGGCGACCGGCGCCTCGATGGCCGCGGCGCTCGAGGCCGTGCGTCGGCGCCAGCCCGCCGAGTTGATCTGCGCGGTACCGGTGGCGGCCAGCAGCGCACTGGCGCGGGCCCGCACTTTTGCCGACCAGATCTGCTGCCTGCACGAGATTATCGATTTCGGCGGCGTGGGGCAGTACTACGAGAACTTCGACCAGGTGGAGGATGCGCGTGTCGAAGCGCTCCTGCAGGCCGCGCCCGGTGCCGAGCGCGACTCGCAGGATCGATGA
- a CDS encoding dodecin family protein — protein MSQIVKVVEIMTESPKSWEDAAQKAVDKASKSLRGISSLYIQDMSAEVEKGKIVNYRINAKVTFKLE, from the coding sequence ATGTCGCAAATCGTCAAGGTCGTGGAAATCATGACCGAATCGCCCAAGAGCTGGGAAGACGCCGCACAGAAAGCTGTCGACAAGGCGTCGAAGTCGCTGCGGGGAATCAGCTCGCTCTACATTCAGGACATGTCGGCCGAAGTCGAGAAGGGCAAGATCGTCAACTATCGAATCAATGCCAAAGTGACGTTCAAGCTTGAATGA
- a CDS encoding pyridoxamine 5'-phosphate oxidase family protein, producing the protein MSIDPAAKRTILNIIESGRDMSLATLRRDGYPQANLISYANDGLRLYFATARNSGKVVNIQQCAKVSLTINLPYNTWSDLKALSVAATAQVLADDAAESMRAQALLKQKFSTPWDVMPQDPTGQTVYIKVTPWLVKVLDYSQGFGHQMLIRLDSDEAPDSNA; encoded by the coding sequence ATGTCAATCGATCCCGCAGCAAAGCGCACCATTTTGAACATCATCGAGTCGGGCAGGGATATGTCGCTCGCCACGCTCAGACGCGACGGCTACCCTCAGGCCAATCTGATCAGCTACGCCAACGACGGCTTGCGGCTGTATTTCGCAACCGCACGCAATAGCGGCAAGGTCGTCAATATCCAGCAGTGCGCCAAAGTGTCTCTGACGATCAACCTGCCCTACAACACCTGGAGCGACCTCAAGGCGCTATCGGTCGCGGCCACCGCGCAGGTGCTGGCCGACGATGCCGCCGAGAGCATGCGAGCGCAGGCGCTGCTTAAGCAAAAATTCTCGACGCCCTGGGATGTCATGCCGCAAGATCCCACCGGGCAAACGGTTTATATCAAGGTAACGCCATGGCTGGTCAAAGTGCTCGATTACAGCCAGGGCTTCGGCCATCAGATGCTGATTCGCCTTGATTCCGACGAAGCACCGGACAGCAATGCGTGA
- the ftsH gene encoding ATP-dependent zinc metalloprotease FtsH — MPKPILGDKPVFSIWLLIAAGLMLYLIYATAPRSTPLLYSEFQTLLAAHKVNDLTIGAEQITGTITSTDLQGELPADKITALKTLGKPPYAFSTERVADPQLLDALNKAQIRFTGAPASSWWSVALSWAMPLVLFLVLWNMMQGSAGRSRSMFGIGKNTAKLYHQRTTQVTFDDIAGIDEAKGELMQIVDFLKRPERYRRLGGKIPKGVLITGAPGTGKTLLAKAVAGEAGVPFFSISGSAFVEMFVGVGAARVRDLFEEAKQQAPCIVFIDELDALGKRRSGTYLGGNEEREQTLNQLLVELDGFDTNSGVILVAATNRPEMLDAALLRPGRFDRHITIDRPDVNGREQILRVHARHVQLAPDVDLATIAARTPGFAGADLANIVNEAALHAALQDKPQIDMRDFDEAIDRAIGGIQRKSRVMTLEERSIIAFHEAGHALVAAGRPHADPVTKISIIPRGVMALGYTQQMPTADRYLLRASEVADRLDVLLGGRAAEEIVFGDISSGAESDLRQATELARQMVARCGMSTALGLAWFGGDGEQPGGDAAAMLGRSAISERTAARIEEEIERMLAEAHERAIKTLTSRRTQLERLAQALLQREMLDQEALKPFLQDTALPAAAPSGPLIEPPAAGLPRTQTGA, encoded by the coding sequence ATGCCAAAACCCATCCTGGGCGACAAGCCCGTTTTTTCGATCTGGCTGCTGATCGCGGCCGGGCTGATGCTGTATCTGATCTACGCGACCGCGCCGCGCAGCACGCCATTGTTGTACAGCGAGTTCCAGACGCTGCTGGCCGCGCACAAGGTCAACGACCTGACGATCGGCGCCGAGCAGATCACCGGCACGATCACCAGCACCGATCTGCAGGGCGAGCTGCCCGCCGACAAGATCACCGCGCTCAAAACGCTCGGCAAGCCGCCCTATGCGTTTTCCACCGAGCGCGTCGCCGACCCGCAGCTGCTCGACGCGCTCAACAAGGCCCAGATCCGCTTTACCGGCGCGCCGGCCAGCAGTTGGTGGAGCGTCGCGCTGTCGTGGGCGATGCCGCTGGTGCTGTTTCTGGTGTTGTGGAACATGATGCAAGGCTCTGCCGGGCGCTCCCGTTCGATGTTCGGCATCGGCAAGAACACCGCCAAGCTTTACCATCAGCGCACCACGCAGGTCACTTTCGACGACATCGCCGGCATCGACGAGGCCAAGGGCGAGCTGATGCAGATCGTCGATTTCCTCAAGCGGCCCGAGCGCTATCGCCGGCTCGGCGGCAAGATACCCAAAGGGGTGCTGATCACCGGCGCGCCCGGCACCGGCAAGACGCTGCTGGCCAAGGCTGTGGCCGGCGAGGCGGGCGTGCCGTTCTTTTCGATCAGCGGCTCGGCGTTCGTCGAGATGTTCGTCGGCGTCGGCGCGGCGCGCGTGCGCGATCTGTTCGAGGAAGCCAAGCAGCAGGCCCCGTGCATCGTCTTTATCGATGAACTCGACGCGCTGGGCAAGCGCCGCAGCGGCACCTATCTGGGCGGCAACGAGGAACGCGAGCAAACGCTCAACCAGCTGCTGGTCGAGCTTGACGGTTTCGACACCAATTCGGGCGTCATCCTGGTGGCGGCGACCAACCGCCCGGAAATGCTCGACGCCGCCCTGCTGCGGCCAGGCCGCTTCGACCGCCACATTACAATCGATCGACCCGACGTCAACGGCCGCGAGCAGATCCTGCGCGTGCATGCGCGTCACGTGCAGCTGGCGCCCGACGTCGATCTGGCCACCATCGCCGCGCGCACGCCGGGCTTCGCCGGTGCCGACCTGGCCAATATCGTCAATGAGGCGGCGCTGCATGCCGCGCTCCAGGACAAGCCGCAGATCGACATGCGCGATTTCGACGAAGCCATCGACCGCGCCATCGGCGGCATCCAGCGCAAGAGCCGGGTGATGACCCTCGAGGAGCGCTCCATCATCGCCTTTCACGAAGCCGGCCATGCGCTGGTCGCGGCCGGCCGCCCCCACGCCGATCCGGTCACCAAGATCTCGATCATCCCGCGCGGCGTGATGGCGTTGGGTTACACCCAGCAAATGCCCACCGCCGACCGCTACTTGCTGCGCGCCAGCGAAGTGGCCGATCGCCTCGACGTGCTGTTGGGCGGCCGCGCGGCCGAGGAAATCGTGTTCGGCGATATATCGAGCGGCGCGGAGAGCGACCTGCGCCAGGCCACCGAACTGGCGCGGCAGATGGTGGCGCGCTGCGGCATGAGCACGGCCCTGGGCCTGGCATGGTTTGGCGGCGACGGCGAGCAGCCCGGCGGCGACGCCGCAGCGATGCTCGGGCGCAGCGCGATCAGCGAGCGCACCGCGGCACGCATCGAAGAAGAAATCGAGCGCATGCTGGCCGAGGCTCACGAGCGGGCGATCAAAACGCTCACCAGCCGGCGCACTCAGCTCGAACGGCTGGCACAGGCGCTGCTGCAGCGCGAGATGCTCGACCAGGAGGCATTGAAGCCGTTCCTGCAGGACACGGCCCTGCCGGCCGCTGCACCGTCGGGTCCGCTGATCGAGCCGCCCGCCGCCGGCCTGCCACGCACGCAGACGGGCGCCTGA
- a CDS encoding adenosylcobalamin-dependent ribonucleoside-diphosphate reductase, whose product MMHRQIEARAARYQLSPVSRHVWATKYRWQPPGGAPECDIAQTWWRVARALAGAEPAARGLWARRFYRALAGFRFVPGGRILAGAGTRGDACLLNCFVMPDVADAADARFRALRESALTLQAGGGIGLDFSALHPRGESASGSGAFAAGPIAWMHVWDKLCATVETRGQRRGAMMAVLACDHPDIEAFVRAKREPGALSHFNLSVLVGDAFLAAVAARAPWPLRFPARGEAGGQVVRTIPAVTLWDAILRNAYETAEPGVLFIDRINRCNNLAYCERLHATNPCGEIPLPPYGACDLGSFNLTAFVCAPFTAQASFDWPALRRLVPLAVRMLDNVYEISAFPLPAQQAVGQGARRLGLGLMGLGDALVMLGLRYDSAAGRHFAARVMGEICHGAYRASVALATEKGPCAAFSAKPYLQAPFIAALPQDIRDGIAAFGIRNSHLTAIAPTGSISLLANNVSSGLEPIFAPSYDRRLRGGETDRVMTLHSHSVLAYRRLSGDVTGVPPAFRASSEVSAIAQLQMQAALQRYVDNAIAKTVNLPAAIDFEAFRATYERAARLGLKGCTTYRPTALRQGILCVRPPHA is encoded by the coding sequence ATGATGCACAGGCAGATCGAAGCACGCGCGGCGCGCTACCAGCTGTCCCCCGTGTCGCGGCACGTGTGGGCCACGAAATATCGTTGGCAGCCGCCTGGCGGGGCGCCCGAGTGCGATATCGCGCAAACCTGGTGGCGGGTGGCGCGCGCGCTGGCGGGGGCGGAGCCTGCCGCACGCGGTCTGTGGGCGCGCCGTTTCTACCGTGCGCTGGCAGGTTTTCGCTTCGTACCGGGCGGACGCATTCTGGCAGGCGCCGGCACCCGTGGCGATGCCTGTCTGCTCAACTGTTTCGTCATGCCCGACGTGGCCGATGCGGCCGACGCGCGCTTCAGGGCGCTGCGCGAAAGCGCCTTGACGTTGCAGGCCGGCGGGGGTATTGGACTGGATTTTTCCGCGTTGCACCCGCGTGGCGAGTCGGCCAGCGGCAGCGGTGCCTTCGCTGCGGGGCCGATCGCCTGGATGCACGTGTGGGATAAACTCTGCGCGACAGTGGAAACGCGAGGGCAGCGGCGCGGCGCGATGATGGCGGTGCTGGCGTGTGACCATCCCGACATCGAGGCGTTCGTGCGGGCCAAGCGAGAGCCCGGCGCGCTGAGTCATTTCAATCTGTCGGTGCTCGTCGGCGACGCGTTTTTGGCGGCGGTCGCCGCGCGCGCGCCCTGGCCGCTGCGCTTTCCGGCGCGCGGGGAAGCGGGTGGCCAAGTGGTGCGCACGATACCGGCGGTGACATTATGGGATGCGATCCTGCGCAACGCCTATGAAACGGCCGAGCCCGGCGTGCTGTTCATCGATCGGATCAACCGCTGCAATAACCTGGCCTACTGCGAGCGGCTGCATGCGACCAACCCATGCGGCGAAATTCCGTTGCCGCCTTACGGCGCCTGCGATCTGGGCTCGTTCAATCTGACGGCGTTCGTTTGCGCGCCGTTCACCGCGCAGGCGTCTTTCGACTGGCCGGCCTTGCGCCGGCTGGTGCCGCTGGCCGTGCGCATGCTCGACAACGTCTACGAGATATCGGCGTTTCCGTTGCCGGCGCAGCAGGCCGTCGGGCAGGGGGCGCGCAGGCTCGGCCTGGGGCTGATGGGGTTGGGCGACGCGCTGGTGATGCTTGGCCTGCGCTACGACAGCGCGGCGGGACGGCATTTCGCGGCGCGCGTCATGGGTGAGATATGTCACGGCGCTTATCGCGCGTCGGTGGCGCTGGCCACCGAAAAGGGTCCCTGCGCGGCATTTTCGGCCAAACCGTACCTGCAGGCGCCTTTCATTGCGGCGCTGCCGCAGGACATCCGCGACGGTATCGCCGCGTTCGGGATTCGCAACAGCCACCTGACGGCGATTGCGCCGACCGGCTCGATCAGCCTGCTGGCCAACAATGTGTCGAGCGGTCTCGAGCCGATTTTCGCGCCATCCTACGATCGCCGCCTGCGGGGCGGCGAGACCGACCGCGTGATGACGCTGCACAGCCACTCGGTGCTGGCGTATCGCCGGTTGAGCGGCGACGTGACGGGAGTGCCGCCGGCATTCCGGGCGAGCTCGGAGGTGTCGGCCATCGCGCAATTGCAGATGCAGGCAGCGTTGCAGAGGTATGTCGACAACGCTATCGCCAAAACCGTGAATCTGCCGGCCGCGATCGATTTCGAGGCGTTTCGCGCAACCTATGAACGGGCCGCCCGGCTCGGCCTCAAGGGCTGTACGACCTACCGGCCGACAGCCTTGCGCCAGGGCATTCTGTGCGTCAGACCGCCCCATGCCTGA
- a CDS encoding DUF4019 domain-containing protein, with translation MHVLKRIGMLAMLATLLGGCSSMSQDWHKLWGGKSPAATQADASPELAAAAAQRWLAILDSGNYEAGWKAASPALQAGISQTDWVAQMQTVRAPYGAKTARGDGVLTRRHREGEPFDTLCLRYHTAFVHGTADETVCMASDNGKTWLTKSYSVVPAQ, from the coding sequence ATGCACGTGTTGAAACGAATCGGTATGTTGGCGATGCTCGCAACGCTTCTTGGCGGCTGCTCGTCGATGAGCCAGGACTGGCACAAATTGTGGGGCGGCAAATCGCCGGCGGCGACGCAGGCCGATGCCTCGCCCGAGCTGGCGGCGGCGGCCGCGCAGCGCTGGCTGGCGATTCTCGACAGCGGCAACTATGAAGCCGGTTGGAAAGCAGCGTCGCCGGCGCTGCAGGCCGGCATCAGCCAGACCGATTGGGTCGCGCAAATGCAGACCGTACGCGCGCCCTACGGCGCGAAAACCGCACGCGGCGACGGCGTGCTCACCCGCCGCCATCGCGAAGGCGAGCCGTTCGATACGCTGTGCTTGCGCTATCACACCGCCTTCGTCCATGGCACGGCCGACGAGACGGTCTGCATGGCCAGCGACAACGGCAAAACCTGGCTGACGAAGTCATATAGCGTGGTGCCCGCGCAATAA
- a CDS encoding MFS transporter: MPQDFSGACATPPSTPGLGTPFHRLAWSNLLAQSAEQIGLAAAPMVAVLSLGAGPGATGFLTALQSLPFLLLSFPAGVLVDRFSRRRLMTLAEMCRVIALLALPALMLLGSLNIALLGLLGFAGATGTVAFSVAAPALVPALVPREAWSAANGRLELARSTAFALGPALAGALIGWAGVSQAFVLAAVLSSGAVLLLRGIAEPVRPAQPRRHFWADLKEGAGFAWFHPLLRPILLTAVFWNLSWFVLQAAYVPYAVHVLGLNAVGIGTTLAMSGAGMVLGALLAPRVARHLSFGAAILIGPVLSVAAAALMAATGWVHSMAVAAGAFFLFGAGPIIWSINQTTLRQSVTPDALLGRVSAFFLTANTGARPLGAALGGVIGATYGPRCAIFLAAGGFLVQAAIILGSTVARLERLPAPTT, encoded by the coding sequence ATGCCACAAGACTTCTCCGGCGCTTGCGCCACCCCGCCATCGACGCCCGGCCTGGGCACGCCATTCCATCGCCTGGCATGGTCGAATCTGCTGGCGCAGTCAGCCGAGCAAATCGGCCTGGCCGCCGCGCCGATGGTGGCCGTGCTCTCGCTCGGCGCCGGGCCCGGCGCAACCGGCTTTCTCACGGCGCTGCAGAGTCTGCCCTTCCTGTTGCTGTCATTCCCCGCCGGCGTGCTGGTCGACCGGTTTTCGCGCCGCCGGCTCATGACGCTGGCGGAGATGTGCCGAGTGATCGCCCTGCTGGCGCTGCCTGCCTTGATGCTGCTGGGTTCGCTCAATATCGCCCTGCTCGGCCTGCTCGGCTTTGCGGGCGCCACCGGCACCGTCGCGTTCAGCGTTGCGGCGCCGGCTCTGGTGCCCGCGCTGGTGCCGCGCGAGGCCTGGTCGGCCGCCAACGGCCGGCTCGAACTGGCGCGCAGCACCGCATTTGCGCTCGGGCCCGCGCTGGCCGGCGCCCTGATCGGCTGGGCCGGTGTATCCCAGGCGTTCGTGCTGGCAGCCGTGCTCTCGAGCGGCGCGGTGCTGTTGCTGCGCGGCATTGCCGAGCCGGTCCGGCCGGCCCAGCCGCGACGCCACTTTTGGGCCGATCTCAAGGAAGGTGCCGGCTTCGCCTGGTTTCATCCGCTGCTGCGCCCGATCCTGCTCACTGCGGTGTTCTGGAATCTGTCATGGTTCGTGCTGCAGGCGGCCTACGTGCCCTATGCGGTTCATGTGCTGGGCTTGAACGCGGTGGGCATCGGCACGACCCTGGCGATGTCAGGGGCCGGCATGGTGCTTGGTGCGCTGCTGGCGCCGCGCGTGGCGCGCCATTTGAGCTTCGGTGCGGCAATTCTGATCGGCCCTGTGCTGTCGGTGGCCGCCGCCGCGCTGATGGCCGCCACCGGCTGGGTGCACTCGATGGCGGTCGCCGCCGGGGCGTTTTTCCTGTTCGGCGCGGGCCCGATCATCTGGAGCATCAACCAGACCACGCTGCGCCAGAGCGTGACGCCCGACGCCCTGCTGGGGCGCGTGTCCGCCTTCTTCCTGACCGCCAACACCGGCGCACGGCCGCTCGGCGCCGCATTGGGCGGGGTGATCGGCGCCACCTACGGGCCGCGCTGCGCGATTTTTCTGGCCGCCGGCGGCTTTCTCGTGCAAGCCGCTATCATCCTGGGCTCGACCGTCGCCAGGCTCGAGCGCCTGCCGGCCCCGACCACCTGA